In a genomic window of Zingiber officinale cultivar Zhangliang chromosome 9B, Zo_v1.1, whole genome shotgun sequence:
- the LOC122022781 gene encoding leucine-rich repeat extensin-like protein 2: protein MDIGEGKTREKGPPLQPSTPATSNAGNVRRRALLALTHKASCEHDDFPSSPFSSPRHHHTPEDDATTRPTSPPPSASRWSRLREILPLFSLSLLSSRRSCLRAVLLPLAEAASEPSPSPPLAGATLLLPLSPPPSSDGRRRRSLLLFLLLATPAMTASPPPLFPRPTSPPILCPPRDATTAPTCSHSSPSPLLSSAFTSSRRFC, encoded by the exons ATGGATATAGGTGAAGG GAAGACCAGGGAGAAGGGGCCACCTCTGCAGCCTTCGACGCCGGCGACATCCAACGCCGGCAACGTCCGACGCCGAGCGCTCCTTGCTCTCACTCACAAGGCCTCATGCGAGCACGACGACTTCCCCTCCTCCCCTTTCTCCTCTCCACGCCACCATCACACGCCAGAAGACGATGCCACCACTAGACCGACCTCGCCGCCTCCGAGCGCTTCTCGCTGGAGCCGCCTCAGAGAGATCCTCCCTCTGTTCTCcctctctctcctctcctctcgccgGAGCTGCCTCAGAGCCGTCCTCCTTCCTCTTGCCGAAGCTGCCTCAGAGCCgtccccctctcctcctctcgccgGAGCCaccctccttctccctctctcgCCGCCGCCCTCGAGTGATGGCCGCCGGCGACGAtcacttctcctcttcctcctcctcgcgaCACCAGCGATGAccgcctctcctcctcctctcttcccgcGGCCAACATCACCGCCGATCCTCTGTCCTCCTCGCGACGCTACCACCGCACCTACTTGCAGccactcctctccttctcctctcctctcatcGGCATTCACCTCCAGTCGCCGCTTCTGCTAA